The following proteins are encoded in a genomic region of Amphiura filiformis chromosome 18, Afil_fr2py, whole genome shotgun sequence:
- the LOC140139614 gene encoding uncharacterized protein, whose translation MKSMAKPKSNGDQMSPCLTPVMILNQLERYFDPSNLQLETITKHTSPIYGSHTHHNSHQEKPYQCEYCQKCFARKGNLKTHIRIHTKEKPYQCEYCEKCFTESGTLKKHIRTHTKEKPYQCEYCEKGFAHRQTLKTHIRIHTKEKPYQCQYCEKCYAHRYKLKTHIRTHTKKKPYQCEYCLNCFAQNGSLKTHIRTHSNEKPYQCEYCEKCFTCTSRHHLKVHIITHTEEKPYQCEYCKKCFARSGHLKEHIRTHAKEKPYQCEHCQKCFARRNDLRAHTKKYFHCVFCQKCFTESGDLEKHIGTHTKEKPYQCEYCEKGFTTSDNLKIHIRTHTTKKKPYQR comes from the exons atattttgatcCAAGTAATCTGCAGTTGGAAACTATAACAAAACACACCAGTCCTATTTACGGAAGCCA CACACATCATAACTCACACCAagaaaaaccctatcagtgtgagtattgtcagaaatgctttgcacggAAAGGTAATCTGAAAacacacatcagaattcacaccaaagagaaaccctatcagtgtgagtactgtgagAAATGTTTCACAGAATCTGGTACCCTGAAAaaacatatcagaactcacaccaaagaaaaaccctatcagtgtgagtactgtgagAAAGGCTTTGCCCATAGGCAGACTCTCAAAacacacatcagaattcacaccaaagagaaaccctatcagtgtcaGTACTGCGAGAAATGCTATGCACATAGATATAAACTCAAAACACACATCAGAACACACACCAaaaagaaaccctatcagtgtgagtattgtcttAATTGCTTTGCACAGAATGGTTCTCTTAAAACGCATATAAGAACTCACTCCAAtgagaaaccgtatcagtgtgagtactgtgagAAATGCTTTACATGTACAAGTAGGCACCACCTGAAAGTACACATCATAACTCACACtgaagagaaaccatatcaatgtgagtATTGTAAGAAATGCTTTGCACGTAGCGGCCATCTAaaagaacacatcagaactcacgccaaagagaaaccctatcaatgtgagcattgtcagaaatgctttgcacgaAGGAATGATCTCAGAGCTCACACCAAAAAATACTTTCATTGTGTgttttgtcagaaatgttttacagaatCTGGTGATCTTGAAAAACACATcggaactcacaccaaagagaaaccttatcagtgtgagtattgtgagAAAGGCTTTACAACAAGTGATAATCTTAAaatccacatcagaactcacaccaccaAAAAGAAACCTTATCAGCGTTGA